One window from the genome of Glycine soja cultivar W05 chromosome 12, ASM419377v2, whole genome shotgun sequence encodes:
- the LOC114379018 gene encoding putative phosphatidylglycerol/phosphatidylinositol transfer protein DDB_G0282179: protein MEATRVNTTGWDGGKVIVYHKRRQRRQDGILDGIRVMSCTTDVNYAVKVSGIEITPDPVVRARPATFKISAATGEAIYGGKWVTAVAYFGFVVLKEIHDFCEEISCPVATGSFVAAHTQKLPAFAPPVSFNLPYIIF from the exons ATGGAGGCAACGAGAGTGAACACAACAGGATGGGATGGAGGCAAAGTTATTGTCTATCACAAGCGGAGGCAACGACGACAGGATGGGATTCTCGACGGCATTAGGGTGATGTCATGCACGA CTGATGTAAACTATGCTGTGAAGGTGTCTGGAATTGAAATTACACCAGACCCTGTTGTGCGTGCTAGGCCTGCCACCTTTAAGATTTCAGCTGCTACTG GTGAAGCTATTTATGGAGGAAAGTGGGTAACTGCAGTTGCATACTTCGGTTTTGTTGTCCTCAAAGAAATCCATGATTTTTGTGAGGAAATATCATGTCCTGTTGCTACTGGCAGTTTTGTGGCTGCTCACACCCAAAAATTGCCTGCATTTGCCCCACCAGTTAGTTTCAATTTACCATATATAATCTTTTAG